In Phocoena phocoena chromosome 12, mPhoPho1.1, whole genome shotgun sequence, the following proteins share a genomic window:
- the LATS1 gene encoding serine/threonine-protein kinase LATS1 isoform X3: MKRSEKPEGYRQMRPKTFPASNYTGSSRQMLQEIRESLRNLSKPSDAAKPEHNVSKMSAEDPRQVRNPPKFGMHHKALLEIRNSLQPFANETSRSTSEVNPQMLQDLQAAGFDEDMVIQALQKTNNRSIEAAIEFISKMSYQDPRREQMAAAAARPINANLKPGSVQQSVNRKQSWKGSKESLVPQRHGPPLGESVAYRSESPNSQTDVGRPLSGSGITAFTQAHPSNGQRVNPPPPPQVRSVTPPPPPRGQTPPPRGTTPPPPSWEPNTQTKRYSGNMEYVISRISPVPPGAWQEGYPPPPLNTSPMNPPNQGQRGINSVPVGRQPIIMQSANKFNFPPGRPGIQNGSGQTDFMIHQNVVPAGAVNRQPPPPYPLTPANGQSPSALQTGGSAAPSSYTNGNIPQSMMVPNRNSHNMELYNINVPGLQTTWPQSSSAPAQSSPSSGHEIPPWQPNIPVRSNSFNNPLGNRTSHSANSQPSATTVTAITPAPIQQPVKSIRVLKPELQTALAPTHPSWIPQPIQTVQPGPFSEGTTSNMTVMPPVAEAPNYQGPPPPYPKHLLHQNPSVPPYESVNKSSKEEQPSLPKEDESEKSYENVDNGDKEKKQITTSPITVRKNKKDEERRESRIQSYSPQAFKFFMEQHVENVLKSHQQRLHRKKQLENEMMRVKPFKMSIFILDYVFACLF, from the exons ATGAAGAGGAGTGAAAAGCCAGAAGGATATAGACAAATGAGGCCTAAGACCTTTCCTGCCAGTAACTACACTGGCAGCAGCCGACAAATGCTGCAAGAAATTCGGGAATCCCTTAGGAATTTATCCAAACCATCCGATGCTGCTAAGCCTGAGCATAACGTGAGTAAAATGTCAGCTGAGGATCCGCGACAAGTCAGAAATCCACCCAAGTTTGGGATGCATCATAAAGCCTTGCTGGAAATTCGAAACTCTCTCCAaccatttgcaaatgaaacaagtCGGAGTACTTCAGAAGTTAATCCACAAATGCTTCAAGACTTGCAAGCTGCTGGATTTGATgag GATATGGTTATACAGGCTCTTCAGAAAACTAATAACAGAAGTATAGAAGCTGCAATTGAATTCATTAGTAAAATGAGTTACCAAGATCCTCGACGGGAACagatggctgcagcagctgccAGACCTATTAATGCCAACTTAAAGCCAG GGAGTGTGCAACAATCAGTTAACCGCAAACAAAGCTGGAAAGGTTCTAAAGAATCCTTAGTTCCTCAGAGACATGGCCCACCACTAGGAGAAAGTGTGGCCTATCGTTCTGAAAGTCCCAACTCACAGACAGATGTAGGAAGACCTTTGTCAGGATCTGGTATAACAGCATTTACTCAAGCTCACCCTAGCAACGGACAGAGAGTGaacccccccccacctcctcaaGTCAGGAGTGTCACTCCTCCACCACCTCCAAGAGGCCAGACTCCCCCGCCAAGAGGTACAACTCCACCTCCCCCATCATGGGAACCAAACACTCAAACAAAGCGCTATTCTGGGAACATGGAATACGTAATCTCCCGCATCTCTCCTGTTCCACCTGGAGCCTGGCAGGAGGGCTATCCTCCACCACCTCTTAACACGTCCCCAATGAATCCTCCTAATCAGGGACAGAGAGGCATTAATTCTGTTCCTGTTGGCAGGCAACCAATCATCATGCAGAGTGCTAACAAATTTAACTTTCCACCAGGGAGACCTGGAATTCAGAATGGTAGTGGCCAGACTGATTTTATGATACACCAAAATGTTGTCCCTGCTGGCGCTGTGAATCGGCAGCCACCGCCTCCATACCCTCTGACCCCAGCTAATGGACAAAGCCCTTCTGCTTTACAGACAGGAGGATCTGCTGCTCCTTCATCATACACAAATGGGAATATTCCTCAGTCTATGATGGTGCCAAACAGAAATAGTCATAACATGGAACTTTATAACATTAATGTACCTGGACTGCAAACAACTTGGCCTCAGTCATCTTCTGCTCCTGCCCAGTCATCCCCGAGCAGTGGACATGAAATCCCTCCATGGCAACCTAACATACCAGTGAGGTCAAATTCTTTTAATAACCCATTAGGAAATAGAACAAGTCATTCTGCTAATTCGCAGCCTTCGGCTACAACAGTCACTGCTATTACACCAGCTCCCATTCAACAGCCTGTGAAAAGTATACGTGTATTGAAACCAGAGCTGCAGACTGCTTTAGCACCTACACACCCTTCTTGGATACCACAGCCAATTCAAACTGTTCAACCTGGTCCTTTTTCTGAGGGTACCACTTCAAATATGACCGTTATGCCGCCTGTTGCTGAAGCTCCAAACTATCAAGGTCCACCACCACCTTACCCCAAACATCTGCTACACCAAAACCCATCTGTTCCTCCATATGAGTCAGTCAATAAATCTAGCAAAGAGGAACAGCCGAGCTTGCCCAAGGAAGATGAGAGTGAGAAAAGTTATGAAAATGTTGATAAtggagataaagaaaagaaacagattacCACTTCACCTATCACCGttaggaaaaacaagaaagatgaaGAGCGAAGGGAATCTCGTATCCAAAGTTATTCTCCTCAGGCATTTAAATTCTTTATGGAGCAACATGTAGAAAATGTACTCAAATCTCATCAGCAGCGTCTACATCGTAAAAAACAATTAGAGAACGAAATGATGCGGG taaaaccttttaaaatgtccatttttatACTTGATTatgtatttgcttgtttattttaa